A window of Candidatus Nitrospira allomarina genomic DNA:
ATTTCCCGATTGATTCGCTCGATGATATTCGTTCGAATTCCGACCGGCGCAATCAAAAGTTTCGCGTAGGAGTCTTTTTTTGAATACCCGGTCAAGGCATTGAACAGATCGGTGACATCTTCGCCGAATACCGGATGACAGGTAAATAAACTGAAATCTGTATAGAATTTGCTGGTGATGGGATTGTAATTGCCGGTTCCGAGATGCAGATAGCGACGAATGCCATCTGATTCACGACGAACGACCATGCAGACCTTGGCATGTGTTTTCAGGCCCAGGACACCATACACCACATGGACGCCTTCATCTTCTAGTTTTCTTGCCCATTCAATATTATTTTCCTCATCGAACCGGGCTTTGAGTTCCAAGAGTACGGCAACCTGCTTGTCATTTTGGCGGGCTTCCATGAGGGCGTCTACCACAGGGGAGTTGATGCCTACTCGATAGAGTGTCTGCTTAATGGCTAACACCTTCGGATCCAGAGCGGCTTGTCGAATGAAATCCACGACGGGTGAGAAGCTGTCGTATGGGTGATGAAGGAAGATGTCTTCCCGTTTGATGAGTGAAAATAATGACTCCTTGGAGGTGGGGTCGTGCAGAATATTGGGGAAATGGGGTGAAAATTTCAGATCCGGTCGGTCAATGGCTGTGAGTTCAAGGAGATTCGATAGGCCGAGACGGAAGTCATAGGTGTAAACCTGATAGGGCGCTAAACTCAGATTTCTGACCAGGATATCTTTAATGGAATCGGGCATATGCCGGTCCAGTTCCAATCGCACCACCGAACCGAATTGGCGTAAATCAATTTGTTCCTCAATGGCAGCCAGCAGATCGCCGGCTTCATCTTCCTCAATTTCAAAATCCGCATCCCTGGTAATGCGAAAATAATAGGAGGCCTGAATTGTCAAACCCGGAAACAATAAGTCCAGATTGGCGGCGATGATGTCCTCCAGCCACACAAAGTTGGTGCTTTCCGCTCCGGTGGCTAACCCCATTTGTTCATCGTCTGATACCTGCGATTCGTCTGGAATTCTGATTAATCTTGGAAACAACGACGGAACCTTAATGCGTGCAAAACATTCCCCACGCTCGGGGTCGTTCGCCACGACGGCCAGGTTGACCGTGAGGTTGGAGATATGGGGGAAAGGGTGGCTGGGGTCAAAGGCCAAAGGCGTCAACGCGGGAAAAATTTCTTTTCGAAAATATCGGCGGAGAAGGGA
This region includes:
- the ppk1 gene encoding polyphosphate kinase 1, with the protein product MTHQIKPKAPNQSEVIDNLDDPKLYLNRELSWLEFNKRVLEEAEDPSHPLLERIKFLSIFFNNLDEFFMIRISGLREQLSSGVLEAALDGMSPSDQLGQIRDALLRSFSRVTQCWQDDLLTRLAQAHICILAYQDLKPKQRSLLRRYFRKEIFPALTPLAFDPSHPFPHISNLTVNLAVVANDPERGECFARIKVPSLFPRLIRIPDESQVSDDEQMGLATGAESTNFVWLEDIIAANLDLLFPGLTIQASYYFRITRDADFEIEEDEAGDLLAAIEEQIDLRQFGSVVRLELDRHMPDSIKDILVRNLSLAPYQVYTYDFRLGLSNLLELTAIDRPDLKFSPHFPNILHDPTSKESLFSLIKREDIFLHHPYDSFSPVVDFIRQAALDPKVLAIKQTLYRVGINSPVVDALMEARQNDKQVAVLLELKARFDEENNIEWARKLEDEGVHVVYGVLGLKTHAKVCMVVRRESDGIRRYLHLGTGNYNPITSKFYTDFSLFTCHPVFGEDVTDLFNALTGYSKKDSYAKLLIAPVGIRTNIIERINREISRQQQHGDGYLAFKVNSLVDKASIQALYRASQAGVKIELMVRGMCGLRPGVPGLSQTITVTSLVGRFLEHSRCYYFGNGGQDELFLGSADLMPRNMDRRVEILFPIESPTLRAFIVETVLRPYLKDNMHTRQLQPDGTYTRVKPLEHEAPFHAQDWFIANWKGKYTKPLSF